Below is a genomic region from Brassica rapa cultivar Chiifu-401-42 chromosome A08, CAAS_Brap_v3.01, whole genome shotgun sequence.
CTTGGTATTTAAAAAATGtcagtaataaaaaaaagatttgtatgGTTCTAGTCAATTGtcctaaaatattatatatttgagtAAACTTTCCTTTTATAAATAACGGGTGTTGAATTTTCTGCTGCAGTTTCTCAAGAAAGAATATACGATCATACGAATGAGAGATGCATGTTGTGATCCGACTCGAGGAAAATGACATAACCCAAGAGAAATATCCAGATATATAATAAGAACATCAATAACAAATACATCATCAGAAAAATGAGAATTTGGAAGCACAAACAATTGAGACCTCGTCTAAgcagaaaaaaggaaaaaaaaaaacaattgagaCCTCGAGCTGAGATCATTTCAAACTATATTATTACTACATCCTCTCTCATTATAATATTGCAAGTCTTAGCGAGAATAACACATAACTTAAACCTGTATCGATACGATTTTCACGTAAGGTCGTACGTCTTTCTTACAAGGGCCTAGTATGTCGTCCTTTTGCCCGGCCACACAGACGCGAGTTCTTTGGGATAGGGTACTCATCTCTCAAGGACGTCGATGTTGTAAAGACGCGCAAGTAGAGCTGTTGTCCCAAATACTGCCTTGCCCAAAACTCGGACCTTAGGTTCCACATCCCCACGTTGTCCAAAGCAATGTAAATGGCTGTCCATGATTTTGGATACACCTGAATCCCAAATATATATGTCATGTTCTTAATTAGAACAAGGAAATAAAATAATGTGTTAGATTGAGGAAAAAGAGGCAATAAGAACGGGAAACTGCCTCACTTGGACAGTTGAACGGGAAACTGCATCACGTAAATTGTACCCATTTCTGCTCCCTGTGTTCCACTGTCCACCATCCATCCTGTATGTTATCCGATCAAAACACATTTAGACAatgtcaacaaaaaaaaagaaactaccAAATAAAAAGGTGTGAAGATAAATGTACCCAACAACCCAGAAGGAGTAACCATTGAGATGATAACTTTGAACGATATTCTCTTTGTTCTCGAATACAATCTCGATAAATGTTCGATAATCGACTTGCAAAACAGAGGTGTCAAGGTATAAACCTCCCCCTGTGGGTTTGTCCGAGATGCTATTGATCTTATAAACCCCGCTTATCTTGAAGAAGTCGGCAAGTTTTAGAGGTGTATCCGCGGGCACAAATGACACACTATTGATACCGTATCTTTGCTTTCCATTTATCTGCCCCGCTGAGCTACCAAACACAATAGTCCTAATGAGCGGTATTAGACCATAATGATATGATCCTTGTGGGTTTGGTCTTGGTCCACTGGCTGTCAAGTTGGTTCTACGAAAAAACAAAACCACTAAATCTTTACAATTCTCTATATGGAGCTTAAAACACTTAGTTGCCTATGCAAGAGCCAAGAAGAGTACCTGATGGCACGTGCTTGGTTTAACGACCAATCAATTTGAATGGTGGGACCACCGGGAATTGGACCCGAAGCTGAAGTTGACGAACCACTGTATCGGAGAATGCCGGTGGTTGTTATGATCTTACCGGTGAACCGAGAGGAAGCAACCACGTAGTAGTCACGAGGAGATTGGTCAGCAGTAATGAGAACAGAGTAAGACTGGCCAACATGAACGTCAAGTGACGAAAACATGGTTTGCATTGTGTGTGTCCCTTCGACTTCCACAAGCTTCATCCTGTGGTTTTGGATTCTGAAGTTAAGAGAATTTTGTAATCCAACGTTTGATATCCTCAACCTGTATGTTTTTCCTACATTGCATAAACGTGTTTTTGAAACATTATTAATAAACGTGTTGAACGAGTGAAATACAGGAAATCGAGATCAAATGCCACACACCTTGCTCAACGTTTAATGTAGCACCGTTGCTTCGGCCATTGATAAGAATACCATCAGGCGATGGTAACTTCCTTCCTCTGTCAAGACGCGCCTTTAAATCCTGAGCAGTATACAAAATATTAAGAgaattttatttgtataagcacttgatcaattaaaatataacatatgtcataatagaCTAGGTCATCAAAATATATCATTATAGATTATGATATGGATACGCATGTGATAATTatataacctataaaataaaagttgAGAAAATGTGTAAATTCATGCTATTAAATTTTTGCGAAATAATTTTTCGCAATCAAGCACTCACAGTGGTTAATGTAAaaggttaaaaataaaaagatgcaTAAACActaagtaaattaaaaaaacaatcaaattctgtaatttttaataataaatataataataaatatttataacatgATTTTGTTCGCATGTGCGGATAACACCTAGTACAAATTAAATTCggatttagttatttatatgaatttgtgtataaattaatattactatttttattaGGGAAAATCTCCTAA
It encodes:
- the LOC103833294 gene encoding L-ascorbate oxidase homolog, producing the protein MMAVGRSGGTVLLLCYSFFALVTAESPYRFFDWNVTYGDIYPLGVRQQGILINGQFPGPDIHSVTNDNLIINVHNSLDEPFLISWNGVQNRRNSYVDGMYGTTCPIPPRTNYTYILQVKDQIGSFYYFPSLAFHKAAGGFGGIRILSRPGIPVPFADPAGDYTVLIGDWYKSNHTDLKARLDRGRKLPSPDGILINGRSNGATLNVEQGKTYRLRISNVGLQNSLNFRIQNHRMKLVEVEGTHTMQTMFSSLDVHVGQSYSVLITADQSPRDYYVVASSRFTGKIITTTGILRYSGSSTSASGPIPGGPTIQIDWSLNQARAIRTNLTASGPRPNPQGSYHYGLIPLIRTIVFGSSAGQINGKQRYGINSVSFVPADTPLKLADFFKISGVYKINSISDKPTGGGLYLDTSVLQVDYRTFIEIVFENKENIVQSYHLNGYSFWVVGMDGGQWNTGSRNGYNLRDAVSRSTVQVYPKSWTAIYIALDNVGMWNLRSEFWARQYLGQQLYLRVFTTSTSLRDEYPIPKNSRLCGRAKGRHTRPL